Proteins encoded by one window of Vibrio panuliri:
- the dptG gene encoding DNA phosphorothioation-dependent restriction protein DptG, which translates to MYFEREGFYNIAPEFLLFKANKKQGATASSRLGDMYSSLMQDFLPTEKLNVSMNFLERELYEELKEQLKKQSGNKESKSKKNEQVIGNNEYPYLPFLTKHFQQDLHFLEEHPKYLLSKFTDFLRLYAVLYTSQLALNLGSWREGKPGPKRCYFILESEKASEERTNVKDFGFGQLNRAMHNIFPYLAMSDSLQIPKARKQPIWKLAQQLQESPELAEKLSNYAEAFNERRGLDQKIVQTKDPLAALEQLLKLSKDEFGRGMSKHSINNEYVQTIQRELCSNFIYSRGRIGKVLVINQDYLMLLTNLVIGKQEKMRFHELVLAFESRGVFLDKQSHAALIEFYERIGNVEKMSDSGDAVYVRKTI; encoded by the coding sequence ATGTACTTTGAGCGAGAAGGGTTTTACAACATAGCTCCCGAGTTTTTGTTGTTTAAAGCGAATAAAAAACAAGGGGCAACGGCCAGCTCTCGTCTAGGGGACATGTACTCAAGCCTTATGCAGGATTTTCTTCCAACCGAGAAGCTCAACGTATCGATGAACTTTCTCGAGCGAGAGCTTTATGAAGAGTTGAAGGAACAACTAAAAAAACAATCCGGAAATAAGGAATCGAAAAGCAAGAAAAATGAGCAGGTTATTGGAAATAATGAGTACCCGTACCTACCCTTCTTAACCAAGCACTTTCAACAAGACCTTCACTTCTTAGAGGAACATCCCAAGTACCTCCTTTCTAAGTTTACTGATTTTTTGCGTTTGTATGCTGTCCTCTACACATCTCAACTTGCGTTGAATCTAGGTAGCTGGCGAGAAGGTAAACCAGGACCAAAGCGTTGCTACTTCATTTTAGAAAGTGAAAAGGCTAGTGAAGAGCGGACCAATGTGAAAGATTTTGGTTTTGGACAGCTGAACCGAGCAATGCATAATATTTTCCCCTATTTGGCAATGAGCGACAGCCTACAGATACCTAAAGCGCGTAAGCAACCTATCTGGAAACTTGCTCAGCAGCTACAGGAAAGTCCGGAGCTTGCGGAAAAGTTAAGTAATTACGCAGAAGCATTTAATGAGCGCCGTGGCCTTGACCAGAAAATAGTGCAAACAAAAGACCCCTTGGCTGCTTTGGAACAGCTACTCAAGCTATCGAAAGATGAGTTTGGGCGAGGTATGTCCAAGCACTCAATAAATAATGAATATGTCCAGACTATCCAAAGAGAGCTGTGCTCAAATTTCATCTATAGCCGAGGACGTATTGGCAAGGTCTTGGTTATAAATCAAGACTATTTAATGTTACTCACAAATCTTGTGATTGGAAAGCAAGAGAAAATGCGTTTCCACGAGCTGGTTTTAGCATTTGAATCTCGCGGCGTGTTTCTCGATAAGCAAAGTCATGCGGCATTAATCGAGTTTTATGAGCGAATTGGTAATGTGGAAAAAATGAGTGATAGTGGAGACGCAGTATATGTACGTAAAACCATTTGA
- a CDS encoding L-alanine exporter AlaE — translation MKVAGSFNIRNALADTFAMVVFCFVTGMLIEIIISGMTFEQSLASRMLSIPVNIAIAWPYGIYRDAVLRLGNRVSPSSFMKNLCDLVAYVSFQSPAYACILLVVGATPEQIITAVASNAVVSCVMGVLYGHFLDACRKWFKVPGYYTPEM, via the coding sequence GTGAAAGTCGCTGGATCATTTAATATTCGAAATGCATTAGCAGATACCTTTGCTATGGTGGTTTTTTGTTTTGTCACTGGCATGCTAATCGAGATAATTATCTCCGGCATGACATTTGAGCAATCGCTGGCTTCACGGATGTTATCTATTCCGGTCAATATTGCGATTGCATGGCCTTACGGCATTTATAGAGATGCGGTATTACGCTTGGGTAACCGTGTATCACCATCAAGTTTTATGAAGAACTTATGTGACTTGGTGGCATACGTTTCATTTCAATCGCCAGCGTACGCCTGCATTTTGTTGGTGGTAGGTGCGACCCCAGAGCAGATCATCACAGCAGTGGCTTCAAACGCGGTGGTATCATGTGTGATGGGTGTGCTTTACGGCCACTTCTTAGATGCTTGTCGTAAATGGTTTAAAGTGCCAGGCTACTACACCCCAGAAATGTAG
- the dptF gene encoding DNA phosphorothioation-dependent restriction protein DptF, translating into MIDLRTALSVMSKSSPYAVSTERDAVLSTDLDAVKKYLYVRTDIEDKFVKELKELSSTDKKLIFLCGSSGDGKSEILTKYKKEYQNRADFHLDATHSFRPTDTAIQTLDKLFFDFERGGRSLVVGINVGMMGNYAEEGDVISVRTSIKNYLEHETIPDNHVYLNFEDHPRFTLEDEGHSSQFVSDLLTKITAQEDNLIRQYFDKELQSTRPNQRLISNYQILSRPEVQAVIIDVLFKARLIKDQFLTARSLLDFVFHLLAGPGLLQDNLFASRENELTSKITEFDPANVHSKGLDAFVLARNLKLEDGEFDIFCSGVKELVGGGNISASSYVRLFYLLRQTDVSNNYHLQFASDFDEQLLFHYSKLWQTHVNYSGEVAERKMLREFYRDTAVAAIHKYINRNAPELSRGEYFVSSHNGVQLAAELDIQPSFDDIQCDNGRSIGHFLAYFKIGDAIIPMPISINLLSLMLRILEGYMPNKHDKTTVVMLDEVTAHIADVASKATSLYVLDNGKKIKINNIEDEYFEVSGL; encoded by the coding sequence TTGATTGATTTACGAACCGCACTGAGTGTGATGTCAAAATCGTCGCCATATGCAGTCTCTACAGAGAGAGACGCAGTACTATCTACGGACCTAGATGCTGTAAAAAAGTATCTTTATGTAAGAACTGACATCGAAGACAAATTTGTTAAAGAATTGAAAGAACTATCCTCGACAGATAAGAAATTAATTTTTTTGTGTGGTAGTAGTGGTGATGGAAAGTCTGAAATACTTACAAAGTATAAGAAAGAATATCAAAATAGAGCTGACTTTCATCTTGATGCAACCCACAGTTTCCGTCCGACGGACACCGCAATTCAAACCTTGGACAAACTCTTTTTTGATTTTGAGCGAGGGGGGAGGTCACTAGTCGTTGGTATCAATGTGGGAATGATGGGTAACTACGCAGAGGAAGGTGATGTTATCTCGGTGAGAACATCGATAAAGAACTACCTAGAGCATGAAACAATACCGGATAACCATGTTTACCTCAATTTTGAAGACCACCCTAGGTTCACCCTCGAAGACGAAGGACACAGCTCTCAGTTTGTTAGTGACTTGCTAACTAAAATTACAGCGCAGGAAGATAACCTGATCCGCCAGTACTTTGATAAAGAGCTGCAGTCAACAAGGCCGAACCAACGTTTAATATCCAACTATCAGATCTTGAGCCGACCAGAGGTTCAGGCTGTCATTATTGATGTGCTTTTCAAGGCTAGATTGATAAAAGACCAGTTTCTAACGGCGCGCTCTCTGTTGGATTTTGTCTTTCATTTATTGGCTGGCCCTGGTCTACTTCAAGACAATCTTTTTGCATCTCGAGAAAACGAGCTAACCAGTAAAATCACAGAATTTGACCCGGCTAACGTCCATTCTAAAGGGCTGGATGCCTTCGTTTTGGCCCGCAATCTGAAACTGGAAGACGGCGAATTTGACATTTTCTGTTCTGGGGTAAAGGAGTTAGTGGGTGGCGGCAATATTAGTGCGAGCTCTTATGTAAGGTTGTTTTATTTGCTGCGCCAGACAGATGTAAGTAACAACTACCACCTCCAGTTCGCTAGTGACTTTGATGAGCAGCTCTTATTTCATTACTCGAAACTTTGGCAAACCCATGTGAATTACAGCGGCGAAGTAGCTGAGCGTAAGATGTTGCGCGAGTTTTATCGAGATACTGCAGTCGCAGCCATTCATAAATACATTAACCGAAATGCGCCAGAGTTGAGTCGAGGCGAGTATTTTGTCTCGAGTCACAACGGAGTCCAGCTCGCTGCAGAACTGGATATTCAACCATCATTTGACGACATTCAATGCGATAATGGGCGTTCTATCGGGCATTTTTTAGCTTACTTCAAAATCGGTGATGCGATCATTCCAATGCCAATAAGCATCAACCTTTTGAGTTTGATGCTACGTATTCTTGAGGGTTACATGCCCAATAAACACGATAAGACGACAGTCGTTATGCTTGATGAAGTTACGGCTCACATAGCAGATGTCGCGAGTAAGGCTACATCTCTTTATGTTTTGGATAACGGAAAGAAAATAAAAATCAACAACATCGAAGATGAGTACTTTGAGGTAAGTGGACTATGA
- a CDS encoding UPF0149 family protein, with product MTLQEILSLPELEGKLINQAKTQGFVTAMAAAPHSLDPHEWLPFLWGGEEVAPFSDGEQFECYIEQVIALWNQYRPELMNNQWQWPESCALDEEEIVTEQTRDFCEGLLQGWQLSRDDWEAIMPEDSQDNALLGGVLLSLTMLYDPETSIATLAEQGIEGLEQFEEIFNAMPTMLCGLTMRGMQLVEDGE from the coding sequence TTGACTTTACAAGAAATCCTTTCGCTACCTGAGCTTGAAGGCAAACTGATTAACCAAGCAAAAACACAAGGCTTTGTGACTGCCATGGCGGCTGCGCCTCACTCACTAGACCCACATGAATGGTTACCATTCCTTTGGGGTGGTGAAGAAGTGGCACCATTTAGCGACGGTGAACAGTTTGAATGTTATATCGAGCAAGTGATTGCATTGTGGAACCAATACCGTCCAGAGCTAATGAACAACCAATGGCAATGGCCTGAAAGCTGCGCTTTGGATGAAGAAGAGATCGTTACAGAGCAAACTCGCGATTTCTGTGAAGGTTTGTTGCAAGGCTGGCAGCTTTCTCGTGATGATTGGGAAGCGATCATGCCAGAAGATAGCCAAGACAATGCCCTTCTTGGTGGTGTTTTGCTGTCACTGACCATGCTTTATGATCCAGAAACGTCTATCGCGACATTGGCAGAGCAAGGCATTGAAGGTCTAGAGCAGTTTGAAGAGATCTTTAACGCGATGCCAACCATGCTATGTGGCTTAACTATGCGCGGCATGCAGTTAGTCGAAGATGGCGAATAG
- a CDS encoding potassium channel protein: protein MALWLYLKRRLHATLFELSGRNLVLLSAVYVVLSWVLLRWAGETELTDNLSTFVYYLMVTASTVGYGDHSPVTDMGKWVVVVFVIPGGLALFASILGRVASNLVEYWRAGVLGKRRVNTDNHILLLGWNGQRTLHLIRMLQHEEEGNRPIVLCTRSDIENPLPGEIGFVKVSSYTDGQEMKNARIESASCIIVDNLEDDITLSAALYCSNINSQAHLVAYFKDEALSMLLSQHCPNAECIPAVGAEMLAKAAVDPGSSILHQELLASTRGMTQYSTYYPSSGGVTSVEAVFIFMKKHHQATLIAKEGEQGIELNPDLDAVIEPGTKLFYIADERIEQFDWVKIS, encoded by the coding sequence ATGGCGTTATGGTTATACCTTAAGCGCAGGTTGCACGCGACGCTGTTTGAGCTTAGTGGTCGCAACTTAGTTTTGCTCTCAGCCGTTTATGTGGTGCTCTCATGGGTGTTGTTGCGTTGGGCGGGCGAAACGGAGTTGACCGATAACCTCTCCACTTTTGTTTACTATCTTATGGTGACGGCTTCCACCGTGGGCTATGGAGATCACTCCCCAGTGACTGATATGGGTAAGTGGGTAGTGGTGGTGTTTGTCATACCGGGTGGTTTGGCACTGTTTGCCTCGATTTTGGGGCGTGTGGCATCGAACCTTGTTGAATATTGGCGCGCGGGCGTATTAGGAAAAAGAAGAGTGAATACAGACAACCATATTTTATTGCTTGGCTGGAACGGGCAACGAACATTACATTTGATTCGCATGTTACAACATGAAGAAGAGGGTAACCGCCCCATTGTGCTTTGTACCCGCTCTGATATTGAGAACCCGCTGCCGGGTGAAATTGGCTTTGTAAAAGTCAGCAGTTATACCGATGGTCAAGAGATGAAGAACGCTCGCATTGAATCGGCTAGCTGCATTATTGTCGATAATCTGGAAGATGATATTACGCTCTCTGCCGCGCTCTACTGCTCCAACATTAATTCACAAGCTCACTTGGTCGCCTATTTCAAAGACGAAGCACTCAGCATGCTGTTGAGCCAGCATTGCCCTAATGCAGAGTGTATTCCGGCCGTTGGTGCTGAGATGCTTGCCAAGGCGGCGGTTGATCCTGGCTCAAGTATTCTTCACCAAGAGCTGCTCGCCTCCACGCGCGGGATGACGCAGTACTCTACTTATTACCCATCCTCTGGTGGTGTGACCTCGGTTGAAGCGGTGTTTATCTTTATGAAAAAACACCATCAAGCGACATTGATTGCCAAAGAGGGAGAGCAAGGAATTGAGCTAAACCCAGATTTGGACGCTGTTATCGAGCCAGGAACTAAGCTGTTTTATATTGCCGATGAGCGAATTGAACAATTTGATTGGGTGAAGATTTCGTAA
- the nadA gene encoding quinolinate synthase NadA: MSHILDKIDTVYPFPPKPKPLSDEEKRAHIENIKQLLKAKDAVLIAHYYTDPEIQALAEETGGFVGDSLEMAKFGNRHPASTLIIAGVRFMGESAKILTPEKRILMPTLEAECSLDLGCPADKFTEFCDAHPDHTVVVYANTSAAVKARADWVVTSSIALEIVEHLDSEDKPIIWGPDRHLGSYIANKTGADMLLWQGECVVHDEFSADALRKMKGLYPDAAILVHPESPASVVELADAVGSTSQLIKAAKELPQQKMIVATDKGIFFKMQQLVPEKELIEAPTAGAGATCRSCAHCPWMAMNGLQAIENALSNGGEQHEIFVDDALRVKSLIPLNRMLDFAEQLNMQVKGNA, from the coding sequence ATGAGTCACATTCTAGATAAAATCGATACAGTTTATCCTTTCCCTCCAAAACCAAAACCATTAAGCGATGAAGAGAAGCGCGCGCACATTGAAAACATTAAGCAACTGCTTAAAGCGAAAGATGCTGTGCTTATCGCTCACTACTACACTGACCCTGAAATCCAAGCATTAGCGGAAGAGACCGGTGGTTTTGTTGGTGACTCATTGGAAATGGCTAAGTTTGGTAACCGTCATCCTGCTAGCACTTTAATCATCGCTGGTGTGCGCTTTATGGGTGAGTCAGCGAAAATCTTAACGCCAGAAAAACGCATTCTAATGCCAACACTTGAAGCGGAGTGCTCGCTTGATCTTGGCTGTCCAGCGGATAAGTTCACAGAATTTTGTGATGCGCACCCTGACCACACAGTGGTTGTTTACGCCAATACCTCGGCGGCAGTGAAAGCGCGCGCGGATTGGGTGGTGACTTCAAGTATCGCACTTGAGATTGTTGAGCATCTAGATAGCGAAGACAAACCGATTATTTGGGGGCCTGACCGCCACCTTGGTTCATATATCGCCAACAAAACTGGCGCTGATATGTTGCTATGGCAAGGCGAGTGTGTGGTACACGACGAGTTCTCGGCTGACGCACTACGCAAAATGAAAGGCCTTTATCCAGATGCTGCGATTCTAGTTCACCCTGAATCACCAGCAAGTGTGGTTGAACTTGCAGACGCTGTGGGTTCAACAAGCCAGCTAATTAAGGCGGCGAAAGAGCTACCACAGCAGAAAATGATTGTCGCGACTGACAAAGGTATCTTCTTCAAGATGCAACAGTTAGTGCCAGAGAAAGAGTTGATTGAAGCGCCAACCGCAGGTGCGGGTGCGACATGTCGTAGTTGTGCACATTGCCCGTGGATGGCGATGAATGGCCTGCAAGCGATTGAAAATGCGCTGTCTAACGGTGGTGAGCAACACGAGATTTTTGTTGATGATGCGCTGCGCGTAAAATCACTTATCCCACTCAATCGCATGTTAGATTTTGCTGAGCAGTTAAATATGCAGGTGAAAGGTAACGCCTAA
- a CDS encoding hybrid sensor histidine kinase/response regulator gives MTQSSSLKRQSKFALAVYLAFVIAVVGTVSYFVVEPPIRDQLIRNLDSRSQIISSEIQSSLESPLGILQSIVSVGNTGKNPQLQAEMLQSLFRVIDGVAVSGGLWPKPDATDANQPYKSQFFNRAKDGKIDRIYSWDNPATGGYDGESWYTEVVDKPIGTVVWSSVYIDPFTHVQMITASSPYYVDNQFAGVATVDLSLESLVDYVKRHAQQHELGVLIRDGNGDVVIEHNYKIVEGIYISEQKFGDFGWTIDVVNANRLVSDQAYDIVTKVEMGIIPIMLLCVLIGYVVINRSLIDPIAHIAREVDDSKHGGLINLNYRNDDEIKHLIDVFNQKTVFLEQEKKKALASTRAKSAFLATISHEVRTPMNGVLGTAQILLKTDLTPEQRKHLKTLYDSGDHMMMLLNEILDFSKIEQGHLELERAPFPLESILGSINSVYYTLCAEKGLKFAIESDISKLRWYISDKARLRQILFNLLNNAVKFTSHGAITVSFAEVEMEGRNYLNIKVTDSGVGIDSSALDKIFKPFVQAESSTTRRFGGTGLGLAIVKQISELMNGDISVQSKLGEGTTFDVLLEMEICPPAQTEVREHKKLDYTGLKVLIVEDNRTNTIIIKSFMAGKGFECHCVGDGEQAVEAVQNSQFDLIMMDNHMPRKDGITATQEIRALSCAGADTLIFGCTADLFKETQERMMAAGVDGIVSKPIDEKELDDLLYRHSDKLYQFKPLHGSQTRVPFNAEEQLVSLYIAVEDRKPDDAHQILSKMFSHFEHNEESDAGALLAPLVKQKQLPSQQELDVLTVLLKDA, from the coding sequence ATGACTCAAAGCTCATCACTCAAGCGCCAAAGTAAATTTGCCCTTGCCGTCTACCTCGCGTTCGTTATCGCGGTGGTGGGGACGGTGAGCTATTTCGTTGTCGAACCACCGATACGAGATCAACTGATCCGTAATCTAGATTCACGCTCGCAGATCATCTCAAGTGAGATTCAATCCTCGCTAGAAAGTCCACTAGGCATATTGCAAAGCATTGTTAGTGTTGGCAACACAGGTAAGAACCCGCAGCTTCAAGCGGAGATGCTGCAAAGCCTATTTCGCGTTATCGATGGGGTGGCTGTAAGTGGTGGTCTATGGCCCAAACCGGATGCAACCGATGCTAATCAGCCCTATAAGAGCCAGTTCTTTAACCGCGCCAAAGACGGCAAGATAGATCGCATCTATTCATGGGATAACCCAGCAACTGGCGGTTATGATGGCGAGTCTTGGTACACCGAGGTCGTCGATAAGCCAATAGGCACGGTTGTGTGGTCTTCGGTATATATCGACCCATTTACCCATGTGCAGATGATCACCGCCTCTTCACCTTACTATGTCGATAACCAATTTGCGGGTGTCGCAACGGTAGACCTATCACTAGAGAGCCTTGTGGATTACGTAAAGCGCCATGCACAACAGCATGAGCTTGGTGTGCTGATCCGTGATGGCAATGGTGATGTGGTTATCGAACACAATTATAAGATCGTTGAAGGGATCTACATTAGCGAGCAGAAGTTTGGTGATTTTGGTTGGACGATTGATGTGGTGAATGCCAACCGCTTAGTGTCGGACCAAGCGTATGACATTGTCACCAAAGTTGAAATGGGGATTATCCCGATCATGCTTTTGTGTGTGCTGATTGGCTATGTGGTGATCAACCGTTCATTGATTGACCCGATTGCGCATATTGCGCGAGAAGTTGATGACTCCAAGCATGGTGGCCTAATTAACTTAAACTACCGTAACGATGATGAGATTAAACACTTGATCGATGTGTTTAATCAAAAAACGGTGTTCCTCGAGCAAGAAAAGAAAAAAGCATTAGCATCCACCCGAGCCAAAAGTGCTTTCTTAGCCACCATTTCTCATGAAGTGCGTACGCCAATGAATGGCGTGTTAGGTACTGCGCAGATTCTGCTAAAAACCGATTTAACGCCGGAGCAGCGCAAGCATCTAAAAACACTCTATGATTCTGGCGACCATATGATGATGCTACTCAATGAGATCTTAGACTTCTCCAAGATTGAGCAGGGCCATTTGGAGCTTGAGCGAGCGCCATTCCCTCTGGAATCAATTTTGGGCAGTATTAATAGTGTGTACTACACCTTATGTGCTGAAAAAGGACTGAAGTTTGCGATTGAGAGTGACATCAGCAAGTTGCGTTGGTACATCTCCGATAAGGCGCGCTTAAGACAGATCCTGTTTAACCTGCTTAACAACGCGGTTAAGTTTACTTCTCATGGCGCTATTACCGTTAGCTTTGCTGAAGTGGAGATGGAAGGGCGCAACTACCTTAATATTAAAGTGACCGATTCTGGCGTAGGGATTGATAGCTCGGCACTGGATAAAATCTTCAAACCCTTTGTGCAAGCAGAGTCTTCAACTACTCGTCGTTTTGGTGGGACAGGGCTTGGCCTTGCGATTGTGAAGCAAATCAGTGAACTGATGAACGGCGACATCTCAGTGCAGAGCAAGTTGGGCGAGGGCACGACCTTTGATGTTCTGCTAGAGATGGAAATATGCCCGCCAGCGCAAACCGAAGTGCGAGAGCACAAGAAACTCGACTACACAGGTTTGAAAGTGTTGATTGTGGAAGATAACCGCACCAACACCATTATTATTAAGAGCTTTATGGCGGGTAAAGGCTTTGAGTGCCACTGTGTAGGTGATGGTGAGCAAGCGGTAGAAGCGGTGCAAAATAGCCAGTTTGACCTGATTATGATGGACAACCATATGCCACGAAAAGATGGCATAACCGCAACACAAGAGATTCGGGCATTAAGTTGTGCAGGTGCCGATACCTTAATTTTTGGTTGTACCGCGGACCTATTTAAAGAGACCCAAGAGCGGATGATGGCTGCAGGTGTGGACGGCATTGTTTCCAAACCCATTGACGAGAAAGAGCTTGATGATCTGCTCTACCGACACTCAGATAAGCTCTACCAGTTTAAACCTCTGCATGGTAGCCAAACGCGGGTGCCATTTAACGCAGAAGAGCAGTTAGTTTCACTCTATATTGCGGTTGAAGACCGCAAACCAGATGATGCCCATCAGATCTTATCTAAGATGTTTAGCCACTTTGAGCACAATGAAGAGAGTGACGCTGGTGCGTTACTTGCTCCTCTAGTTAAGCAAAAACAACTCCCCTCACAGCAAGAGCTTGATGTACTGACCGTTTTACTAAAAGATGCCTGA